One stretch of Streptomyces sp. NBC_01142 DNA includes these proteins:
- a CDS encoding PRC-barrel domain-containing protein, whose product MQTDIDPRSLIGRKAFDRNGSKIGTVDEVYLDDATGAPEWAAVRTGLFSRDAFVPLEPSELVDNTLHVPYERALIKDAPDFGVGRHLSPEQELQLYHHYGLELSEPPETPTPSSGSDRDFGRLAGQDD is encoded by the coding sequence GTGCAGACCGATATCGATCCGCGCAGCCTGATCGGCCGCAAGGCGTTCGACCGCAATGGCAGCAAGATCGGGACTGTGGACGAGGTGTATCTGGACGACGCCACCGGGGCGCCCGAGTGGGCTGCTGTGCGCACCGGCCTGTTCAGCCGTGACGCCTTCGTCCCGCTCGAGCCCAGCGAGCTCGTCGACAACACCCTCCACGTCCCGTACGAACGCGCGCTGATCAAGGATGCCCCGGACTTCGGCGTCGGCCGCCATCTCTCGCCCGAGCAGGAGCTCCAGCTCTACCACCACTACGGCCTCGAACTCTCCGAGCCCCCCGAGACGCCCACCCCCTCCTCCGGCTCCGACCGGGACTTCGGGCGGCTGGCCGGCCAGGACGACTGA